A window of Arcobacter acticola genomic DNA:
ATGATTGCGGGAGCTTTTGGATTTGATTATGTGATGATTGTTGTAAGTGCTGCGGAGGGAATAAAACCCCAAACTGTTGAACACTTGGAGATTATTAATCTTTTGGGATTAAAAGAGATTATAGTTGTTATTACAAAAAAAGATTTGGTTACCCTTGAGCAATTAGAAGAGAAAAAAGAGCAACTTTTAATGTTTTTAGATACTTTTGATTTTGAAATTAAATTTATTCACGAAGTTTCCATCTATGAAAAAGAGTCCATAGAAAAACTAAAAAACTCCCTATTTTCCATAAATAATAGTATCAAACAAGAGGAAAATTTCTTTAGATATTATGTTGATAGGGTTTTTTCTCCAAAGGGAATTGGAACAGTTGTAACGGGTACAATTTTAGGTAAAAAAATAGAATTAAATGAAAAAATATTTATTTGCGATTCACAAATGGAATCAAAAATAAAAAATATTCAAGTTCACAATATTAATGCTCTTGAAGCAAATATCTCAAATAGAGCAGCTTTAAACCTACAAGGTGTAAATATTAATCAAATCAAAAGAGGAGATTTAATCACAAAAAAAGGTCATATTAGAGGTTTTGATGGTATTGATATTTCCTTTAAATGTCTAAAAGATAAAAAACTTCACCATAACCAAACATATACTTTGTTTATTGGGGCAAAAAAAGTTGAAGTAAAAGTTCTATTATTTGATTGTATTACAACTTTAGAAACAGGTTATGCCACACTAAAAGCGGATGAAAAACTATATTGTATCTTTGGAGAGAAAATAATCTTACGAAATGCAAATGATACTATTTGTGGTGGGAAAGTTTTAAATCCTATTATTGATCCTATGAAAAAAAATCAAAAAAGAAGATTATTAGAAGCTTTAGATAATAGTGATTTTACAGCTGCATATAAAGAGCTTTTAGATGCCCACAAAAAAGGCTTAGGAATTATCTCTTCAACTCAAAGATTTGCACTTTCCCATGAAAGAGCAATAGAGTTTGCAAATGAACTTGAAAATGTTTTTGTTGATGTTAAAGAGCTTGTTATTTATCCAATGGAGACAAAAGATTTTATAAAAGATTTTATAAAAATAATCTATACAAAAAATACCTATGCCCTACTTTCAAATGCTTCAATAAATCTAAGACTAAAATGGGCAAGTACAGCTTTTATTCAAAGTGCTTTAGATGAACTTGTAAACGAAGATTTTTTAACAAGAGATGTTTCACTTTATAAAAATTCAAATATCAAAGAAGATTTTACAAAAGAGTTAGAAACTGTATTTTTACATAGATTAAAACAAGAAGATATTACACCAACAGCTCCTTATAATATCTATGATGATTTAGATATTGATAGAAAACTAGGTGATGATATTTTGAAATCTCTAACAGCAAAAAAACAAGTTATTAGATTACAACATAATCTTTTTATACATTTTGAAAGTTTAAATAAAATAGTGAAAGAGATGAAAAACATCATAAAAGAAGATGGCTTTATAGATATTTCAAACTTCAAAACTAGATTTGATTTAAGCAGAAAATATTTGATTACCTATCTTGATTATTTAGATAATTACTCAAATATTAAAAAAGTAGAGAATAGAAGAGTTTTTGTTTAAAACTTTTCTTTTTATAAGTTATTTAGAAATGCCTGCTAAAATTTCACAATGAAATTAACAAAAGAGCAAGAAGAGATAATCAATAGTGATAAACTCTCATTTAAAATCAATGCCGTTGCAGGAAGTGGAAAAACAACAACACTTTTAGAGTATGCAAAAAAAAATTCCCACCTAAAAATTTTATATCTTGCATATAATAAATCTTTACAAGTATCACTTCAAGATAAACTAAAAGAGTATAAGCTTCCTTCTATGCACGTAAGCACAATTCACTCACTTGCATATAATAAAATAGAAGCCTACAACTACAATCTTGCCCACGATTTAAAAAATCAAATCATAGAGCGAGTTATAACACAACACGAGCTAACAGTAAATCAAAAATCATATTATCCAATACCTGAATATGTGGCTTTGATAAAAGATTTAGTAAATTTTTATTGTAACTCCTCTTTAATAGCACTTGATGATAAATTAATAGAATCATATAAAAAACAGTCAGATTTGGGAGCTAAGATACTTGAGCTTTTAAGTAAAAATGAAAAAAGAGTATTAGAGCATTTAAAAACTATTCTAAGTGCTATGAAAAATAAAATCATAGATGCCACTCACGATTTTTATTTAAAAATGTTTTATCTTAATAAAAAAGTATCAACAAACTTACCCTATGATTTAATTTTAGTAGATGAAGCTCAGGATATTTCAGATGTGATGATTGGAATTGTTGAAAATCAAACTTGCAGACGTATTTATGTTGGAGATTCTTTTCAACAAATTTATACTTTTAGATTTGCTACAAATGCTTTAAATAAAATAGATTTACCCTCATTTGATTTAACAAAAAGCTTTAGATTTGGAGATAATTACGCAAAAATCTTACAAAATAATCTAAATAAACTATATGAAATAAACTCAAGTAAAACTCTAAAAATAACTGGATTGGAGTGCACAACTCAAATAGGAAAAGAGCATATAGATTTTAATAAACCCTTTTGTGTTATTGCTAGAAGTACCTTTGGATTGGTTCAGCAATTAGTCTATTTTATTCACGATAAAAAGAAAATATATTTTGAAGGCGGTTATAATTCTTACTCATTTATGAATCAAACTG
This region includes:
- a CDS encoding UvrD-helicase domain-containing protein, coding for MKLTKEQEEIINSDKLSFKINAVAGSGKTTTLLEYAKKNSHLKILYLAYNKSLQVSLQDKLKEYKLPSMHVSTIHSLAYNKIEAYNYNLAHDLKNQIIERVITQHELTVNQKSYYPIPEYVALIKDLVNFYCNSSLIALDDKLIESYKKQSDLGAKILELLSKNEKRVLEHLKTILSAMKNKIIDATHDFYLKMFYLNKKVSTNLPYDLILVDEAQDISDVMIGIVENQTCRRIYVGDSFQQIYTFRFATNALNKIDLPSFDLTKSFRFGDNYAKILQNNLNKLYEINSSKTLKITGLECTTQIGKEHIDFNKPFCVIARSTFGLVQQLVYFIHDKKKIYFEGGYNSYSFMNQTVYSIFYLKQKKNDKITIDEIKDFDTISELEQFAKDTKNQDYLNIIKFINTYGDNIFEINKKIKEHLVSDKKDADIIFTTTHKSKGLEYEQVIMADDFISKKEIVNTKNKISYQRINEELNIYYVAATRAKNVIQIADLNLTYTYNENDDSSSFVKSRFINKKADNKKSKELQEEWLKKNRVKKVNAF
- the selB gene encoding selenocysteine-specific translation elongation factor, whose amino-acid sequence is MSNIIIGTAGHIDHGKTALIKALNGFEGDSTNEEKQRGITIDLSFSNLTKGQQNIAFIDVPGHEKLVKNMIAGAFGFDYVMIVVSAAEGIKPQTVEHLEIINLLGLKEIIVVITKKDLVTLEQLEEKKEQLLMFLDTFDFEIKFIHEVSIYEKESIEKLKNSLFSINNSIKQEENFFRYYVDRVFSPKGIGTVVTGTILGKKIELNEKIFICDSQMESKIKNIQVHNINALEANISNRAALNLQGVNINQIKRGDLITKKGHIRGFDGIDISFKCLKDKKLHHNQTYTLFIGAKKVEVKVLLFDCITTLETGYATLKADEKLYCIFGEKIILRNANDTICGGKVLNPIIDPMKKNQKRRLLEALDNSDFTAAYKELLDAHKKGLGIISSTQRFALSHERAIEFANELENVFVDVKELVIYPMETKDFIKDFIKIIYTKNTYALLSNASINLRLKWASTAFIQSALDELVNEDFLTRDVSLYKNSNIKEDFTKELETVFLHRLKQEDITPTAPYNIYDDLDIDRKLGDDILKSLTAKKQVIRLQHNLFIHFESLNKIVKEMKNIIKEDGFIDISNFKTRFDLSRKYLITYLDYLDNYSNIKKVENRRVFV